A DNA window from Schistocerca americana isolate TAMUIC-IGC-003095 chromosome 4, iqSchAmer2.1, whole genome shotgun sequence contains the following coding sequences:
- the LOC124612904 gene encoding uncharacterized protein LOC124612904: MSEELQGIDEHLTGRLTAEMIPESRSKREQRQQWQEELVTVELDDTSSLRALPGETAQVRLRFINQRSVAVALYLTIADTHNFITAGVRRVYVGQQDVETLSITVTIPGDTPLRTLDLITISSAETQNFKAINATVYFYVTEEVVDTTQPSVSHRITKNCDGALEPTTCSYRNWTFEATVKDDSSGIRKITTQPVQLQTSDHLVMGIRGTITYQYSVSCCINEVEILVTDVAGNFVRYKINVLGFTLGTGEIIAIVLAVIIIILLIVLIIVCVHQKKKSHSFPMSRD, translated from the exons AGTCACGATCGAAGAGAGAGCAACGCCAGCAGTGGCAGGAGGAGCTTGTCACTGTCGAACTGGACGACACGTCCTCACTGAGAGCTCTGCCCGGAGAGACGGCCCAGGTCCGGCTGCGCTTCATCAACCAGAGGAGCGTCGCCGTCGCGCTCTACCTCACAATCGCGGATACGCACAACTTCATTACAGCCGGTGTGAGACG AGTTTATGTTGGCCAACAAGACGTTGAAACGTTATCAATTACTGTTACTATACCAGGAGACACGCCTCTGAGAACACTAGACTTAATAACCATCAGCTCAGCAGAAACACAAAACTTCAAAGCAATAAATGCAACCGTCTATTTTTACGTCACGGAAGAG gttgtagacacaactCAGCCATCTGTAAGTCACAGAATCACCAAAAACTGTGATGGAGCACTAGAACCTACTACATGCTCTTACAGAAATTGGACTTTTGAAGCTACAGTGAAGGATGACAGTTCTG gaatACGCAAAATAACAACACAGCCTGTTCAACTACAAACATCAGACCACTTAGTGATGGGCATCAGAGGCACAATAACATACCAATATAGTGTTAGTTGCTGCATTAATGAAGTTGAGATATTAGTCACTGACGTAGCTGGAAATTTTGTGagatacaaaataaatgttttgg GATTTACTCTTGGAACTGGTGAAATTATAGCTATTGTGTTGGCTGTTATAATTATTATATTGTTAATCGTTTTAATAATTGTTTGTGTACACCAAAAGAAGAAATCTCATAGTTTTCCCATGTCAAGAGACTGA